In Candidatus Promineifilum breve, one genomic interval encodes:
- a CDS encoding IclR family transcriptional regulator codes for MNETIPGTQAIRRAVALLKAFDDDHPAWSLSELAREMGLNKTTAYRLLSALEREGLLGRAPDERYVLGPEIVVLGGRALRANNLRAVARPELERLAEETRETASLEILSGHEMLVIDEIVGGHLMSGVPDLGSRWPLHASSTGLAVLAFRPDTDELLPRVLTPVTPATLTGRVPLRAELACIRARGYSIADETLEHGLIALAAPIYDHDGRVVAALSVAGPKLRLTAECVPTIGDGVRAAAEHVSARLGYRR; via the coding sequence ATGAATGAGACGATTCCCGGCACCCAGGCCATCCGCCGCGCCGTGGCCCTGCTCAAGGCCTTCGACGACGACCACCCCGCGTGGAGCCTGTCGGAGTTGGCGCGCGAGATGGGGCTGAACAAGACCACCGCCTACCGCCTGCTGTCCGCGCTGGAGCGCGAGGGGCTGCTCGGCCGCGCGCCGGATGAGCGCTACGTCCTCGGCCCGGAGATCGTCGTCCTGGGCGGCCGGGCGCTGCGGGCCAACAACCTGCGCGCCGTGGCCCGGCCGGAGCTGGAGCGGCTGGCCGAGGAGACGCGCGAGACGGCCTCGCTGGAAATCCTGTCTGGCCACGAGATGCTGGTCATTGATGAGATCGTCGGCGGCCATCTGATGAGCGGCGTGCCCGACCTCGGCAGCCGCTGGCCGCTCCACGCCTCGTCCACCGGGCTGGCCGTGCTGGCCTTCCGGCCCGACACGGATGAGCTGTTGCCGCGCGTCCTGACGCCCGTCACGCCGGCCACCCTCACCGGCCGCGTCCCCCTGCGCGCCGAACTGGCCTGCATCCGCGCCCGCGGCTACAGCATCGCCGACGAGACGCTCGAGCACGGCCTCATCGCCCTGGCCGCGCCCATCTATGACCACGACGGCCGGGTGGTCGCCGCCCTCAGCGTCGCCGGGCCGAAGCTGCGCCTGACGGCTGAGTGTGTGCCCACCATTGGCGACGGCGTCCGCGCGGCGGCCGAGCATGTGTCGGCGCGGCTTGGCTATCGGCGCTAA